The nucleotide sequence AGAGCGCGACACCGAGCCTGCCCTGTGCCTGCGCCTCCGCGAGCCTGCCCTCCGGGATGCCGGGGCCGTCGTCCCGGATGCTGATCTCCATCGCGCCGGGCAGCTCTTCCAGCAGCACCCAGGCACGTGCGTTCGGGCCGGCGTGCACCGCGACGTTGGCGAGCGCCGCCCGCACCGCGCCCTCCAGCTCGTCGACGACGGCCGCATCGAGCTCCACCGGCCGGCCGGGCGCCGACACCGTGACCCGGTCCGAGGCGAGTATCCGCAGCGCAGCGGCGAGATCGCGGCGGCCGGTCGCGTCGGTCGTGCCGGGCCCGGTCAGCAGCGCCCGCAGCGCCGTCTCCTGCTCCCCGGCGAGCACACCCAGCTCGGTCGCGCCGCCGCCCAGCTCGGCACCGCGCCGCTGGACGTGCGCCAGCACCTGCAGGACGCCGTCGTGGATCGATCGGGTGAGCCGCTCGCGTTCGGCGGCCGCAGCCTGTTCCGCGGTGAGCCTGCGCAATCGGGCGGCGGTGCGTTCCAGCACGTGGGTGGCGAACCCGACGGTCAGCCCGGCCAGCACCAGCAGCTGGATGTCGCCCAGCTCGAGCGAGCCGAACCGTTCCTTGGTCAGCACCAGCGTCGCCGAGACCACCGCGGCCGCCACGAGCCCGCCACGGATCCGGAACGCCACCGCGCACGCCAGCACCGCGCCGGAGGTCCAGATCGAGCCCATCCCGGGACCGCCGGAGTCGAGCAGCGACTCGCTGACGATCCACGGCGTGGTCGCCATGACGCCCACGCACACGGCGAGATCGGCGAGCGCGAGCCGGCCGCGGTGATCCGGTGCGCCGGGCAGCCCGCCGAGGTAACCCCAGGACGTGACGGCCGTCCACAGCGTCATCGCCACCAGCACGCCGACCGCCGCCATCGGACGCTCGTAGCCGGTGCGCAGGTGGTACGCGGTCACCCCGATGACGGTGACCAGGGTCAGCAGCCGGTAGGCGATGATGCCGCGCCAGAACGGTTCGAGCGGATGCTCCACGTCGACCAGGGTCGCGCCGTGCGCGCGCGAGCGGGCCCGTTCCGGCAGGCTGCTCATCGCGGTTTGGTGCCGGTGATCAGCGCGTTGTAGAACCAGCGCCGCGGCACCACCCGGGACAGCAGGTGCTCGTCCACCCAGGACAGTCGCTGCCAGCCGTGATAGGCGAACATCGCCCAGTTCCAGCCGAGCTTCCCGGGCGGGACGGCGGCCTCGAAGGTCCGCACCGGCCAGCCGAGCATCGCCGCGCTGAACTCCTCGGTGCTCGCCTGCACGCCCTCGGCGCCGGCCCGTTGCGCGGTGCGTTCCAGGTCGTCCGGATCGAAGGTGTGGATGTCCACGACCGACTCCAGCGCGGCGGCCCGGGAGGACTCGTCGAGCTCGTGCTGCGGGCGGCGCCAGCTCTGCAGCGGGCCGAGCTTCGTCAGCGTGGTGGTGGCCTTCCAGGTCCACTGGCCGAGGGTGCGGGCGTACGCGTCGCCGACGGTGGTCGGCTCACCGGCGAAGACGAACCGGCCGCCCGGCTCCAGTACCCGCAGCACCTCGCGCAGGGCGGCCTCGACGTCCGGGATGTGGTGCAGCACGGCGTGCCCGACGACCAGGTCGAAGCTGTCGTCCGGGTACGGGATGTGTTCGCCGTCGACCACCCGGCCCTCGACGTCGAGCCCCAGGCCCTCGGCGTTGCGGGTCGCCGCGCCGACCATGCCCGGTGACAGGTCGGTGACGACGCCGCGCTCGGCCACCCCGGCCTGCATCAGGTTCAGCAGGAAGAACCCGGTGCCGCTGCCCAGCTCGAGCGCCCGCAGGTAGGGGCGGCCG is from Pseudonocardia autotrophica and encodes:
- the macS gene encoding MacS family sensor histidine kinase, with amino-acid sequence MSSLPERARSRAHGATLVDVEHPLEPFWRGIIAYRLLTLVTVIGVTAYHLRTGYERPMAAVGVLVAMTLWTAVTSWGYLGGLPGAPDHRGRLALADLAVCVGVMATTPWIVSESLLDSGGPGMGSIWTSGAVLACAVAFRIRGGLVAAAVVSATLVLTKERFGSLELGDIQLLVLAGLTVGFATHVLERTAARLRRLTAEQAAAAERERLTRSIHDGVLQVLAHVQRRGAELGGGATELGVLAGEQETALRALLTGPGTTDATGRRDLAAALRILASDRVTVSAPGRPVELDAAVVDELEGAVRAALANVAVHAGPNARAWVLLEELPGAMEISIRDDGPGIPEGRLAEAQAQGRLGVALSIRGRVEDVGGTLTLDTGPELGTEWVIRLDRGDS
- a CDS encoding class I SAM-dependent methyltransferase — its product is MSSDPAPTPHATAEQVEAAWHDPKLANVLYHDWEAGTYDEKWSISYDERCIDYAVGRFRAAAPWDGRPYLRALELGSGTGFFLLNLMQAGVAERGVVTDLSPGMVGAATRNAEGLGLDVEGRVVDGEHIPYPDDSFDLVVGHAVLHHIPDVEAALREVLRVLEPGGRFVFAGEPTTVGDAYARTLGQWTWKATTTLTKLGPLQSWRRPQHELDESSRAAALESVVDIHTFDPDDLERTAQRAGAEGVQASTEEFSAAMLGWPVRTFEAAVPPGKLGWNWAMFAYHGWQRLSWVDEHLLSRVVPRRWFYNALITGTKPR